A window from Mycobacterium saskatchewanense encodes these proteins:
- a CDS encoding alpha/beta hydrolase: protein MHGWVPNTVQIVAAVAVLLAVGRRSRRWRTVWLPAAALVGGSAAYATHWYIVDRGLSDEPAPPTLWLWIALTGAASAVLVLGWRSARTWRRGAALLAVPLCLLSTALVLNLWVGYFPTVQAAWSQLTSGPLPDQTDQATVTAMSAKGARPPHGSVVPVVIPSDASHFKHRGELVYLPPEWFTSNPPPRLPTVMMIGGQFNTPADWTRAGNAVKTIDDFAATHDGKAPVLVFVDSGGAFNNDTECVNGVRGNAADHLTEDVVPFMVSTFGVSPNRASWGIAGWSMGGTCALDLTVMHPDMFSAFVDVAGDFYPNAGTKAQTIVRLFGGNAAAWAAFDPSTVIARHGTYDDVAGWFAISSDGPPPPRRDFAMGDSGAVRLAGREAAANPSNQTAAAYSLCSLGRANGIDCAVVAQPGKHDWPFADRAFAASLPWLAGRLGTPGVTRIPLPPAAPPAPSSGSVVVRAEHSSPAGK from the coding sequence ATGCATGGCTGGGTGCCCAACACTGTCCAGATCGTTGCCGCCGTCGCAGTGCTCCTGGCGGTCGGCCGGCGGTCGCGGCGCTGGCGGACGGTGTGGCTGCCCGCGGCCGCGTTGGTCGGCGGCTCTGCGGCATACGCGACGCACTGGTACATCGTCGATCGGGGGCTCTCCGACGAGCCGGCGCCGCCCACGCTGTGGCTGTGGATCGCGTTGACGGGCGCGGCGTCGGCCGTGCTCGTCCTCGGCTGGCGCAGCGCCCGCACCTGGCGGCGCGGCGCCGCCCTGCTCGCCGTGCCGCTCTGCCTGCTGAGCACCGCACTGGTGCTCAATCTCTGGGTGGGTTACTTCCCCACCGTGCAGGCGGCGTGGAGCCAGCTCACCTCCGGTCCACTGCCGGATCAGACCGACCAGGCGACCGTCACCGCGATGTCCGCCAAGGGCGCCCGGCCGCCGCACGGCAGCGTGGTGCCGGTGGTGATCCCCTCCGATGCCTCGCATTTCAAACATCGCGGGGAGCTCGTGTACCTGCCGCCCGAATGGTTCACGAGCAACCCGCCGCCGCGGTTGCCGACGGTGATGATGATCGGCGGGCAGTTCAACACGCCGGCGGACTGGACGCGCGCGGGCAACGCAGTCAAGACGATCGACGATTTCGCGGCCACGCACGACGGCAAGGCGCCCGTTTTGGTGTTCGTCGACTCCGGTGGCGCGTTCAACAACGACACCGAGTGCGTCAACGGCGTGCGGGGCAACGCCGCCGATCACCTCACCGAGGACGTTGTCCCCTTCATGGTTTCGACCTTCGGCGTCAGCCCGAACCGGGCCAGCTGGGGAATTGCGGGCTGGTCCATGGGCGGAACGTGCGCCCTCGACCTGACCGTCATGCATCCCGACATGTTCAGCGCATTCGTCGACGTGGCCGGCGACTTCTACCCCAACGCGGGAACGAAGGCGCAGACCATCGTCAGGCTGTTCGGCGGCAACGCCGCTGCGTGGGCCGCGTTCGACCCATCCACGGTCATCGCCCGGCACGGCACCTACGACGACGTGGCGGGCTGGTTCGCCATCTCGTCCGACGGCCCCCCGCCGCCGCGCCGCGACTTCGCTATGGGTGACAGCGGCGCCGTGCGTCTGGCCGGGCGCGAGGCCGCCGCCAACCCCAGCAACCAGACTGCGGCCGCGTATTCACTGTGCTCGCTGGGCCGGGCCAACGGGATCGACTGCGCGGTCGTCGCCCAGCCGGGCAAGCACGACTGGCCGTTCGCCGACCGGGCCTTCGCCGCCTCGCTGCCGTGGCTGGCGGGCCGGTTGGGCACCCCGGGGGTCACCCGGATCCCGTTGCCGCCGGCGGCGCCCCCCGCCCCGTCCTCGGGATCCGTCGTGGTGCGGGCCGAGCATTCCAGCCCTGCCGGGAAGTAG